One window of Chryseobacterium sp. JJR-5R genomic DNA carries:
- a CDS encoding mechanosensitive ion channel family protein, with translation MEKKGLSYIDVVYNVLENWYVKFAQITPKLIVGIAVFSLFLFTSKYLSLFAVKLFHKFFPKSKKESSLVTLISVFRFLIMIMGSFIALEIMGFSGFLWKFIGSLGVAGVIAGVALKDLVSSIFSGMLIGIDKAFKVGDYISIGNNSGTVMEIGFLTTKIITDDGKKVYIPNQVIFNAPFSNITASPQRKIFLNFEIPADENISKAREGVMDVLKDLDHVDKLDTAEVIFTDLKQGVFNLQVKFWMEPGANMGFLKNDAFLKIKERLDKDGIQLVTPTSISIAGGNADALLNNNQNN, from the coding sequence CCCCGAAACTGATTGTCGGCATTGCCGTATTTTCTTTGTTCCTGTTTACCAGCAAGTATTTGAGCCTTTTTGCCGTTAAGCTCTTTCATAAATTTTTCCCCAAAAGCAAAAAGGAAAGCTCTTTGGTTACCCTGATCAGTGTTTTCAGGTTCCTCATCATGATTATGGGGAGCTTTATTGCGCTTGAGATTATGGGATTCAGCGGATTTCTCTGGAAATTCATCGGAAGTCTGGGCGTGGCGGGGGTCATTGCCGGGGTTGCCCTGAAAGATCTGGTATCAAGTATATTTTCAGGGATGCTGATCGGGATTGATAAGGCATTTAAAGTCGGGGATTACATTTCGATCGGAAATAATTCCGGGACGGTCATGGAAATCGGTTTCTTGACGACAAAAATAATTACGGATGACGGGAAAAAAGTGTACATCCCGAACCAGGTTATTTTTAACGCTCCGTTTTCAAACATTACAGCCTCGCCACAACGGAAGATTTTTTTAAATTTCGAAATCCCTGCTGATGAGAACATCAGCAAAGCCCGTGAAGGTGTGATGGATGTCCTTAAAGATCTGGATCATGTAGACAAGCTGGATACTGCTGAGGTTATCTTCACCGATTTAAAACAGGGGGTATTTAATCTTCAGGTAAAATTCTGGATGGAACCGGGCGCCAACATGGGGTTCCTGAAGAATGACGCTTTCCTCAAAATAAAAGAACGTCTGGACAAAGATGGGATTCAGCTGGTCACCCCTACCAGCATAAGCATTGCCGGCGGAAATGCCGATGCACTTTTAAACAACAACCAGAATAATTAA
- a CDS encoding reprolysin-like metallopeptidase → MKTKTFILSCLLMAAHGFGQQNYWSKLKDDRTVKENLQPRWTVPKTFSLYQLDLEKIKADLKNAPQRFSTDESLVIKFPDADGNIRNYIIQEASVMEPELQAKFSEIRSYTGWQKGHPENTIRFSITPENGISIMYFDQWEVSYLDRYAKDNSSFMIYKRKDLPENNRLFECHIEDALDQMKNSGEAGKAPLVSDGLFRTYRLALSATGEYTSFHGGTVAGAMAAMATTMARVNGIYEKTISTTMVMVANNNLLVHVNAASDPFTNGNPGAMINENQTSVTSIIGSANYDIGHVFGTNSGGLAGLGVVCISGSKARGVTGSGAPVGDPFDIDYVAHEIGHQFGANHTFRAATSSCQGNANNNTAFEPGSGSTIMAYAGICGANNNVKNTSDAYFHAASVIEMYNVLKRANDCSVKNSNGNSVPAADAGPDYSIPKGTAFVLTGTGTDPDGDSLTYLWEQYDNTNSTQPPLSTATAGPVYRSFTPTASPSRYFPMLSSVVANNLVPKWEVTPAVARTLNFSLVVNDNKATGNQAARDAMVVNVTDDGPFTVTSQAAGGAVLNGGSAVPVTWNVAGTNVPPVNTQNVTVLLSKDGGLTFPTVLAASVPNTGSATVTLPNENVASARIMVKAADNIYYALNSSGFAITQVVLATAETNVKSFSIYPNPSHDTVNIVLKNASQKAGYTLFDASGRLITNGNFTGETKIKVNGLLNGNYIISVVLDNGERFSEKLMIKK, encoded by the coding sequence ATGAAAACAAAAACATTTATTCTCTCGTGCCTGCTCATGGCAGCCCACGGCTTCGGCCAGCAAAACTACTGGTCTAAACTGAAAGACGACAGGACCGTAAAAGAAAACCTTCAGCCAAGATGGACGGTTCCAAAAACTTTTTCCCTGTACCAACTGGATCTGGAAAAAATTAAAGCTGACCTTAAAAATGCTCCGCAGCGTTTTTCCACGGACGAAAGCCTGGTCATTAAATTTCCTGATGCAGACGGGAATATAAGAAATTATATTATTCAGGAAGCATCTGTGATGGAGCCGGAACTGCAGGCAAAATTCTCGGAAATCCGTTCGTATACAGGCTGGCAGAAAGGGCATCCGGAAAATACCATCCGTTTCAGCATTACCCCGGAAAACGGGATCAGCATTATGTATTTTGATCAGTGGGAAGTAAGCTATCTTGACCGTTATGCCAAAGACAACTCATCTTTCATGATCTACAAGAGAAAAGACCTGCCGGAAAACAACAGGCTTTTTGAGTGCCATATAGAAGACGCCCTGGATCAGATGAAAAATAGCGGTGAGGCAGGCAAAGCACCGTTGGTTTCAGACGGATTATTCAGGACCTACAGGCTGGCACTGTCTGCGACAGGAGAGTATACTTCTTTTCACGGCGGAACCGTAGCTGGGGCGATGGCTGCAATGGCTACTACCATGGCGCGGGTTAACGGAATTTATGAAAAAACAATCTCCACAACCATGGTCATGGTGGCCAACAATAACCTTCTCGTTCATGTAAATGCTGCTTCAGACCCTTTCACTAACGGAAATCCGGGAGCGATGATCAATGAGAACCAGACCAGTGTTACCTCAATTATCGGATCTGCCAACTACGATATCGGTCACGTTTTCGGAACCAACAGCGGCGGACTGGCGGGATTAGGCGTGGTTTGTATTTCCGGCAGCAAAGCCAGGGGAGTAACCGGTTCCGGTGCCCCTGTGGGAGATCCTTTTGATATCGATTACGTTGCCCATGAAATCGGGCACCAGTTCGGAGCCAACCATACCTTCAGGGCGGCCACATCTTCCTGTCAGGGCAATGCCAATAACAATACAGCTTTTGAGCCCGGCAGCGGAAGCACCATTATGGCGTATGCAGGGATCTGCGGAGCCAATAATAATGTGAAAAACACAAGTGATGCTTATTTTCATGCAGCCAGCGTGATAGAAATGTACAATGTCCTGAAAAGAGCGAATGACTGTTCTGTTAAAAACAGTAATGGTAATTCAGTGCCTGCAGCAGATGCGGGACCGGACTACAGCATCCCGAAAGGTACTGCTTTTGTCCTGACAGGGACCGGTACCGATCCGGACGGGGATTCGCTGACCTATTTATGGGAGCAGTATGATAATACCAACAGTACACAGCCTCCGCTTTCCACAGCCACAGCCGGGCCTGTTTACCGCTCATTCACTCCGACAGCTTCTCCGTCAAGGTATTTCCCGATGCTGAGTTCTGTAGTAGCGAACAATCTGGTTCCGAAATGGGAAGTAACCCCGGCTGTGGCAAGAACACTGAATTTCTCTCTTGTTGTTAATGATAATAAAGCAACCGGCAATCAGGCTGCAAGAGATGCGATGGTGGTAAATGTTACCGATGACGGGCCTTTTACAGTAACATCACAGGCAGCAGGCGGAGCTGTACTGAACGGCGGTTCCGCTGTACCGGTAACCTGGAATGTTGCCGGGACCAATGTACCGCCTGTCAATACACAGAATGTAACGGTTTTACTGTCTAAAGACGGCGGACTTACATTCCCTACGGTTCTGGCAGCAAGTGTTCCTAATACCGGATCGGCTACTGTAACACTTCCGAATGAAAATGTGGCTTCTGCAAGAATTATGGTAAAAGCTGCGGATAATATTTATTATGCACTTAACTCTTCAGGTTTTGCAATTACACAGGTGGTACTCGCAACTGCTGAAACAAATGTGAAGAGTTTTTCAATCTATCCGAATCCGTCTCATGATACAGTGAATATTGTATTAAAGAATGCTTCGCAAAAAGCAGGTTATACCTTGTTTGATGCTTCAGGAAGATTAATCACAAACGGGAACTTCACAGGTGAAACAAAGATAAAAGTTAACGGACTGCTGAACGGAAACTATATTATTTCAGTGGTTCTTGACAACGGAGAACGTTTTTCTGAAAAACTGATGATTAAAAAATAG
- the sucC gene encoding ADP-forming succinate--CoA ligase subunit beta, with translation MNLHEYQSKEILSKYGVAIQRGFVANNVDEAVAAAERLTAETGAQGWVVKAQIHAGGRGKGGGVKFSPNMDKLKENAQNIIGMQLITPQTSAEGKLVNSVLVAEDVYYPGETETKEFYVSILLDRAEGKNTIVYSTEGGMDIEHVAEVTPHLIHKEIIDPALGLQGFQARKIAFNLGLEGNAFKEFTKFIVSLYNAYTGIDASLFEINPVLKTSDNKIIAVDAKVTLDDNSLFRHKDLAELRDTREEDPMDVEAGDAGLNFVKLDGNVACMVNGAGLAMATMDIIKLSGGNPANFLDVGGTADAARVQTAFGIILRDPNVKAILINIFGGIVRCDRVAQGVVDAYKAMGSLPVPLIVRLQGTNAVEAKRLIDESGLPVHSAITLEEAANKVKEVLA, from the coding sequence ATGAATCTTCACGAGTATCAATCAAAAGAGATTTTATCAAAGTACGGAGTGGCTATCCAACGCGGTTTCGTAGCAAACAACGTAGACGAAGCTGTAGCGGCTGCTGAAAGACTGACTGCTGAAACAGGAGCTCAGGGATGGGTGGTAAAGGCACAGATCCACGCAGGTGGCCGTGGTAAAGGCGGCGGTGTAAAGTTCTCCCCGAATATGGATAAGCTTAAAGAAAACGCTCAGAACATTATCGGGATGCAGCTGATCACTCCACAGACTTCTGCTGAAGGTAAACTGGTAAATTCCGTATTGGTTGCAGAGGATGTATATTATCCGGGAGAAACTGAAACTAAAGAATTTTACGTTTCTATTCTTTTAGACAGAGCTGAAGGTAAAAATACCATCGTATATTCTACGGAAGGCGGTATGGATATTGAGCATGTTGCTGAGGTAACCCCTCATTTGATCCATAAGGAAATCATTGATCCTGCTTTAGGCCTTCAGGGGTTCCAGGCAAGAAAAATCGCTTTCAACCTGGGTCTTGAAGGAAACGCTTTTAAAGAATTTACAAAATTCATTGTCTCTTTATATAACGCTTATACAGGCATTGATGCTTCTCTTTTTGAGATCAATCCTGTATTGAAGACTTCAGATAATAAAATCATTGCCGTTGATGCCAAAGTAACACTGGATGACAATTCATTGTTCCGTCACAAAGACCTGGCTGAATTAAGGGATACGAGAGAAGAAGATCCTATGGATGTAGAAGCGGGCGATGCAGGTCTTAACTTCGTTAAATTAGACGGTAACGTTGCCTGTATGGTAAACGGTGCCGGTCTTGCAATGGCAACCATGGATATCATCAAATTATCCGGTGGTAACCCGGCGAACTTCCTGGACGTTGGTGGTACTGCCGATGCTGCAAGAGTACAGACTGCTTTCGGGATTATCCTGAGAGATCCTAACGTAAAAGCAATCCTGATCAATATCTTCGGAGGTATCGTAAGATGTGACAGGGTAGCACAAGGGGTTGTAGACGCTTACAAAGCAATGGGAAGCCTTCCGGTTCCGTTGATCGTAAGACTACAGGGAACCAATGCTGTTGAGGCTAAAAGATTAATTGACGAGTCAGGTCTTCCTGTACATTCTGCCATTACTTTAGAAGAAGCAGCCAACAAAGTAAAAGAAGTTTTAGCCTAA
- a CDS encoding peptidase domain-containing ABC transporter has translation MEITAGEQGKRLIRYITKEKKDVTNIYFYAILNGLVQLSVPLGIQSIVSFVMGATMATSIYILIFFVVIGTWLVGYFRLKIIQIIEKIQQKIYVEFSMAIAEKIPKIDLSYARKYYLPELVNRFFDIQNLQKGISKILLEIPTALIQIFFGILLLSFYHPWFLAFGALVIICVVLIFAYTMESGIKSSIEESDRKYNTAAWLEDVAGSVKTFKMHAGSEGHLKGTDDRVVEYLDHRTSHFRVLVFQYKTIIAFKVIITLAMLVIGTYLLINQQLNIGAFIATEIVVLSIMAAVEKLIVSLESYYDIIASFAKLSKITDLKEENNGDIVFSQKDKGAEIEFKEVNFAFNDSIPILSDLNFKIQHNSINVITGKLGAGKSLLLNMVAGFYEPTSGTILFDKIPLKNIDKMQMRNTIGLYLENMRIVQGTVQDNILLGNTTNNTEDILELSESIGLENIPSLFSKGFFTEISETDPEISFSSKKKILLLRALLGDKRLIILEDPFSGMNAEFKVKMMHYLQQIREKSTVIIVSHDQDILQAADQQILMEGGTSRIVL, from the coding sequence ATGGAAATAACGGCCGGTGAACAGGGCAAAAGGCTCATCCGCTACATTACAAAAGAAAAAAAAGATGTTACCAATATTTATTTTTATGCTATTCTTAACGGCCTGGTGCAGCTGAGTGTTCCATTAGGGATACAGTCTATCGTAAGTTTCGTTATGGGGGCAACAATGGCCACATCCATTTACATACTTATCTTCTTTGTGGTGATCGGTACCTGGCTTGTGGGTTACTTCAGGCTGAAGATTATACAGATCATTGAAAAGATACAGCAGAAGATCTATGTTGAGTTCTCCATGGCCATTGCAGAAAAAATTCCCAAAATAGACCTTTCCTATGCAAGGAAATATTACCTTCCGGAGCTGGTTAACCGTTTCTTCGATATCCAGAACCTTCAGAAAGGAATATCTAAAATCCTGCTGGAAATCCCTACGGCGCTTATCCAGATTTTTTTCGGGATTCTCCTGCTTTCCTTTTACCATCCGTGGTTTCTGGCCTTCGGAGCACTGGTCATCATCTGTGTGGTGCTCATTTTTGCTTATACCATGGAAAGCGGTATAAAATCCAGTATTGAAGAAAGTGACAGAAAATACAATACCGCTGCCTGGCTTGAAGATGTTGCCGGTTCGGTAAAAACATTTAAGATGCACGCCGGAAGCGAAGGCCATCTGAAAGGCACCGATGACAGGGTGGTTGAATATCTGGACCACAGGACTTCGCATTTCAGGGTCTTGGTTTTTCAATATAAGACCATTATCGCATTTAAGGTAATCATCACGCTTGCCATGCTGGTGATAGGAACTTACCTGTTGATTAACCAGCAGCTTAATATCGGGGCATTTATTGCAACGGAAATTGTCGTACTGAGCATTATGGCGGCCGTTGAAAAGCTTATCGTGAGCCTTGAAAGCTATTATGACATTATTGCTTCTTTTGCGAAACTGTCTAAAATCACCGATCTTAAGGAAGAAAATAACGGCGACATTGTATTTTCACAGAAAGATAAAGGTGCCGAAATCGAGTTTAAGGAAGTAAACTTTGCATTTAACGACAGCATTCCTATCCTCTCCGACCTCAACTTTAAAATACAGCATAACAGCATCAATGTGATCACCGGAAAACTGGGAGCCGGCAAATCACTGCTCCTCAATATGGTTGCCGGTTTTTATGAACCTACTTCCGGGACCATTCTGTTTGATAAAATCCCGCTGAAAAACATTGATAAGATGCAGATGAGGAATACCATCGGGCTTTACCTTGAAAATATGAGGATCGTCCAGGGAACCGTGCAGGACAATATCCTGCTGGGAAATACTACGAATAATACGGAAGACATCCTGGAACTTTCCGAAAGCATAGGGCTGGAAAACATACCAAGCCTCTTCAGCAAGGGATTTTTTACCGAAATCAGTGAGACTGACCCTGAAATAAGCTTTAGCTCCAAGAAGAAGATCCTTCTCCTGCGTGCACTGTTAGGAGACAAAAGGCTGATCATTCTGGAAGATCCTTTTTCCGGCATGAATGCAGAATTTAAGGTTAAGATGATGCACTACCTGCAGCAGATCAGGGAAAAATCGACGGTTATTATTGTTTCCCATGACCAGGACATCCTGCAGGCGGCAGACCAGCAGATCCTTATGGAAGGCGGCACATCAAGAATCGTATTATAA
- a CDS encoding HlyD family secretion protein, whose translation MTMKLKSFDKIYHIHKKSSVKKWFLIFLAGGLITLFLPWTQNIKVRGNVTSLYQEQRPQQLNSPIPGRIIKWNVKTGDYVKKGDTLLQLSEIKDDYLDPLLVQRTEEQVEAKRGVRDYYEAKVGTTRSQLQALNASRDLKLSQLKIKISQLNNKLSGEEAELAAAKNELSLSEDQFARQKKMYDEGLVSLTQFQQRSISYQNAVAKKTAYENKVAQTRQEIMNTGIEQSSVIQDYTEKLSKTEGERFQSMGQIEGSEGDIAKLENQMANYKARQGLYFILASQDGQVVQLNKAGIGEVLKEGENIGTIVPTTVDYAVEMYIKPVDLPLIKEGQRMMCIFDGFPAIVFSGWPNSSYGTFAGKVVAVESNISMNGLFKALIIEDKNEKKWPPKIKMGTGVQGIAILNDVPIWYELWRNINGFPPDYYEVKNEKAGKDEKAK comes from the coding sequence ATGACAATGAAACTGAAATCATTTGATAAAATATATCATATCCATAAAAAATCCAGTGTAAAAAAATGGTTTCTGATCTTTTTGGCAGGAGGGCTCATTACTCTGTTTCTACCGTGGACACAGAACATCAAGGTAAGAGGAAACGTTACGTCCTTGTATCAGGAACAGCGCCCGCAACAGCTGAACTCCCCTATCCCGGGACGGATCATCAAATGGAATGTGAAAACAGGAGATTATGTAAAGAAAGGAGATACGCTCCTCCAGCTTTCGGAAATCAAAGATGATTACTTAGATCCGCTTTTGGTACAGCGAACCGAGGAACAGGTGGAAGCCAAGAGAGGCGTACGGGATTATTATGAAGCGAAGGTGGGAACAACAAGGAGCCAACTGCAGGCACTGAATGCATCAAGGGATCTTAAACTGAGCCAGCTGAAAATAAAAATCAGCCAGCTCAATAACAAGCTTTCCGGTGAAGAAGCCGAACTGGCAGCTGCAAAAAATGAGCTCAGCCTTTCCGAAGACCAGTTTGCAAGACAGAAAAAAATGTACGACGAAGGGCTCGTTTCGCTTACCCAGTTCCAGCAGCGAAGCATTTCTTACCAGAATGCTGTGGCTAAAAAAACCGCTTACGAAAATAAAGTGGCCCAGACCCGCCAGGAAATCATGAACACTGGCATCGAACAAAGCTCCGTCATTCAGGATTATACCGAGAAACTGAGCAAAACCGAGGGAGAAAGATTCCAGAGTATGGGACAGATCGAAGGAAGCGAAGGAGATATTGCCAAGCTGGAGAACCAGATGGCGAACTACAAAGCAAGACAGGGCCTGTATTTTATCCTGGCTTCACAGGACGGACAGGTCGTTCAGCTCAATAAGGCAGGAATCGGGGAAGTCCTGAAAGAGGGCGAAAATATTGGAACCATTGTTCCGACTACGGTGGATTATGCCGTGGAAATGTACATCAAGCCGGTAGACCTCCCGCTGATAAAAGAAGGGCAGCGCATGATGTGTATTTTCGACGGGTTTCCGGCAATTGTATTTTCCGGATGGCCCAATTCCAGCTATGGGACATTTGCCGGCAAAGTGGTGGCCGTGGAAAGCAACATCAGCATGAACGGACTGTTTAAGGCCCTGATCATAGAAGATAAAAATGAAAAAAAGTGGCCGCCAAAAATTAAAATGGGAACCGGTGTACAGGGAATCGCCATCCTGAACGATGTACCGATCTGGTATGAACTGTGGAGGAACATCAACGGGTTCCCGCCGGATTACTATGAGGTAAAAAATGAAAAAGCAGGCAAAGATGAAAAAGCAAAATAA
- a CDS encoding TolC family protein: protein MKKQNKIIFMLVFFFFQYGFSQDSLRISAQEFISVVRNFHPLALKYRLQNKIAESEITRARGNFDPVLAGKLGEKNIDGTKYYEQKNIELGIPTWYGIDLTTSYNYLDGEKLNPSDTRGGLYQFGITVPLAKNLLYDRRRAVLDQAKFALKMTEAEQAVLTNDLLLEAENTYWEWVQSFEVYQLQAKAVKINRNRLDLTRKTLEYGERPAIDTVEALSQLQSFELQQQEAYLTFVKNTQQLQMYLWNDNQEFYEISRLIFPADRLTDHPAYSEFEFLIRDVENRRTDNHFSILYYNQKNNILESERRLKWQSFLPKLDFTYNFFNKENYRADYLPLFDNNFQYGLKLEIPLFQREARAGYEIAKIKISQNRLDTRLKIREIDTKIETYKNEILNYYTQINFSENNLLNYRKLLNAEETRYNNGESSLFLINTRENKVIDAQEKLISTRAKFLKSFNKLKWMKENFSF from the coding sequence ATGAAAAAGCAAAATAAAATTATTTTTATGCTCGTCTTCTTTTTTTTTCAATACGGTTTTTCGCAGGATTCGCTTAGGATTTCGGCTCAGGAATTCATTTCGGTAGTCAGGAATTTCCATCCTTTAGCCTTGAAATACAGGCTTCAGAACAAAATTGCCGAATCGGAAATTACCCGGGCAAGAGGAAACTTCGATCCTGTACTGGCAGGAAAGCTAGGCGAAAAAAACATAGACGGGACAAAATATTATGAACAGAAAAATATTGAGTTGGGAATCCCCACATGGTATGGGATTGATCTTACGACGAGCTACAATTACCTCGACGGTGAAAAACTGAACCCGAGTGATACCAGAGGCGGGCTCTACCAGTTTGGGATTACTGTTCCCCTCGCCAAAAACCTTTTATACGACAGGCGGAGGGCTGTGCTGGACCAGGCAAAGTTTGCCCTGAAAATGACGGAAGCGGAACAGGCTGTGCTGACCAACGACCTTCTTCTGGAGGCGGAAAATACCTATTGGGAATGGGTACAGAGCTTTGAAGTTTATCAGCTGCAGGCAAAAGCGGTGAAAATCAACAGAAACCGTCTGGACCTTACCCGTAAAACCCTCGAATACGGCGAAAGACCTGCCATCGATACGGTAGAAGCCTTATCCCAGCTGCAGAGCTTTGAGCTCCAGCAGCAGGAAGCATACCTGACTTTTGTAAAGAATACCCAGCAGCTGCAGATGTATTTATGGAACGACAATCAGGAATTTTACGAAATTTCCCGGCTTATTTTCCCTGCTGACCGGCTGACCGACCATCCGGCATATTCCGAATTCGAATTCCTGATCCGGGATGTTGAAAACAGGAGGACCGATAACCATTTTTCCATCCTGTATTACAACCAGAAAAACAATATCCTGGAAAGCGAGCGCCGCCTGAAATGGCAGAGCTTCCTGCCGAAACTGGATTTTACCTATAATTTCTTCAACAAGGAAAATTACCGGGCAGACTACCTCCCGCTGTTCGACAATAATTTCCAGTATGGCTTAAAGCTTGAAATCCCGCTGTTCCAACGGGAAGCCCGTGCGGGCTATGAAATTGCCAAGATCAAAATCAGCCAGAACCGGCTGGATACCCGGCTGAAGATCCGCGAGATCGATACCAAGATCGAAACCTATAAGAATGAAATCCTGAACTATTATACCCAGATCAATTTTTCAGAAAACAACCTTTTGAATTACCGGAAGCTCCTTAATGCAGAAGAAACGCGGTATAATAATGGAGAAAGTTCCCTTTTCCTGATCAATACCCGGGAAAATAAAGTGATTGATGCACAGGAAAAACTGATTTCCACCAGGGCAAAATTCCTTAAGAGCTTCAATAAGCTGAAATGGATGAAAGAAAATTTCTCTTTTTAA
- a CDS encoding DUF423 domain-containing protein, with protein sequence MKTITLIFGAVYGMLSVILGAFGAHALKKILSVERLESFETGVRYQMYAAFFLLIVGYILKFDTSSQKWISILMIVGTMLFSFSIYGLSLQDYFGMNLKFLGPLTPLGGLFMILSWGMLIFYFAKNRI encoded by the coding sequence ATGAAAACAATTACGCTAATTTTTGGTGCCGTATACGGAATGCTGTCCGTTATTTTGGGTGCGTTCGGCGCGCATGCTTTAAAGAAAATTCTGTCTGTGGAGAGGCTGGAAAGCTTTGAAACAGGCGTAAGATATCAGATGTATGCCGCTTTCTTTTTGCTGATCGTCGGGTATATTTTAAAATTTGATACCTCGTCGCAAAAATGGATTTCTATTTTGATGATTGTCGGAACCATGCTGTTCTCGTTCAGCATTTACGGATTGAGCCTGCAGGATTATTTTGGAATGAACCTGAAATTTTTAGGCCCACTTACTCCGCTTGGAGGTCTGTTTATGATCCTGAGCTGGGGAATGCTGATTTTCTATTTTGCCAAAAACAGGATTTAG
- a CDS encoding hydroxymethylglutaryl-CoA reductase, degradative: MNHQPIEGFSKLDKQGKINWLVAEYLEGNTEYQHILNQYRNGNPELQKLHDEFSENTISNFYMPYGIAPNFLIDGKLFALPMAVEESSVVAAASKAAKFWIDKGGFKTTIINNEKLGHTHFIFNVEAHKLLHFFNFKLKKKLLEATEAITTNMRNRGGGILDIKLVDKTSEMPNYYQLKASFDTVDSMGANFINSCLEQFGKTLKQEVAVTGDFTQEEKNSLQIVMNILSNFTPDCIVRAEVSCKIEDLKDDSGISNEEFAWKFKQAVDIAEIEPFRATTHNKGIMNGVDAVVIATGNDFRATEACAHAYAARDGKYSSLSHCTTDNGIFRFWIDLPISVGVVGGLTNLHPLVKFSLALLGKPSAQELMSILAVSGLAQNFGALRSLVTTGIQKGHMKMHLLNILNQMGATEEEKQHFVTYFKDKTVTHHEVISEFNRLRGSN, encoded by the coding sequence ATGAATCACCAACCGATTGAAGGTTTTTCCAAGCTCGATAAACAGGGGAAAATCAACTGGCTTGTTGCCGAATACCTTGAAGGAAATACCGAATATCAGCACATTTTAAACCAGTACAGGAACGGAAACCCTGAACTTCAGAAACTCCATGATGAATTTTCAGAAAACACCATTTCCAACTTCTATATGCCTTACGGGATTGCCCCTAATTTTCTGATTGACGGGAAGTTATTTGCCCTTCCTATGGCCGTGGAAGAGAGCTCCGTGGTGGCTGCTGCTTCAAAAGCTGCGAAATTCTGGATCGATAAAGGAGGTTTTAAGACCACCATCATCAACAATGAAAAACTGGGGCATACCCATTTTATTTTTAATGTCGAAGCCCATAAGCTGCTCCACTTTTTCAATTTTAAACTGAAGAAAAAATTACTGGAAGCTACGGAAGCCATCACCACCAACATGAGAAACCGCGGCGGAGGGATTTTAGATATTAAATTGGTGGATAAAACTTCCGAGATGCCGAACTATTACCAGCTTAAAGCCAGTTTTGACACGGTAGATTCCATGGGCGCAAACTTTATTAATTCCTGTCTGGAGCAGTTTGGAAAAACCCTGAAACAGGAAGTGGCCGTTACCGGAGATTTTACGCAGGAAGAAAAGAACTCTTTGCAGATTGTCATGAATATCCTTTCCAACTTTACGCCCGATTGCATCGTAAGGGCTGAGGTTTCCTGTAAGATTGAAGATTTAAAAGATGACAGCGGGATTTCCAATGAAGAATTTGCATGGAAGTTCAAACAGGCGGTAGACATCGCCGAGATTGAGCCATTCCGCGCAACTACTCATAATAAGGGAATTATGAACGGGGTGGATGCTGTGGTTATCGCTACAGGAAATGATTTCAGGGCAACTGAAGCCTGTGCCCATGCGTATGCCGCGAGAGACGGGAAATATAGCTCTTTGTCGCACTGTACTACGGATAACGGTATTTTCAGGTTCTGGATTGACCTTCCTATTTCCGTAGGGGTAGTGGGCGGGCTGACGAACCTGCATCCTTTGGTAAAATTCTCTCTGGCACTTCTCGGAAAGCCTTCTGCCCAGGAACTTATGAGTATCCTTGCGGTTTCCGGCCTTGCCCAGAATTTCGGGGCCCTGCGTTCCCTGGTGACTACCGGAATCCAGAAAGGGCACATGAAAATGCACCTGCTGAATATTTTAAACCAGATGGGTGCCACCGAAGAAGAGAAACAGCATTTTGTAACATACTTTAAAGATAAAACGGTAACGCATCACGAGGTGATCAGTGAGTTTAACCGTTTGAGAGGAAGTAATTAA